A genome region from Erigeron canadensis isolate Cc75 chromosome 3, C_canadensis_v1, whole genome shotgun sequence includes the following:
- the LOC122593072 gene encoding protein kinase PINOID, with product MSSSDSCTSFSRLSFDALELLAPCRPLYSPENNKVSKPHRSSESSWQAIRSMTLKRSSSEGYNGGGVDHGGNNVLNFRDFSLVRQIGSGDIGKVYLCRLRHDDELDKNRLCYYAMKVVDREVLALKKKTQRAATEKKILNMLDHPFLPSLYAQFEASHFSCVVMEYCSGGDLHSLRHKQPRKRFSLSAARFYAAEVLVALEYLHMLGVIYRDLKPENVLVRSDGHIMLTDFDLSLCSDAIPAVQSHQSLSSSPDHPTTATVPSSPLPRQPSLHPFSCLPSQLFRSKKVQSFSANRLFVAEPVTARSCSFVGTHEYVAPEVASGNSHGNAVDWWALGIFIYEMVYGCTPFAGVTNEATLRNIVKKRLMFPSVSVSSRETQVRDLISKLLDKDPESRFGSKRGAADIKTHPFFHGLNFALIRSSTPPFIPRHQKTSSMTNSSRYFGGSTTTSFDFF from the exons ATGAGTAGCAGCGACAGCTGCACGAGCTTCAGCCGGTTATCTTTTGATGCCTTAGAGCTACTCGCACCTTGCCGGCCGTtatactcgccggaaaacaaCAAGGTATCAAAGCCACACCGGTCATCGGAATCGTCTTGGCAAGCAATTCGGTCAATGACCTTGAAAAGAAGCAGCAGCGAAGGTTATAACGGCGGCGGTGTTGATCACGGAGGCAATAACGTTTTGAACTTTAGAGATTTTAGCCTTGTACGTCAGATAGGTAGTGGCGATATAGGTAAAGTTTACTTATGCCGATTACGTCATGATGACGAATTGGATAAAAATCGGTTGTGTTATTATGCAATGAAAGTTGTGGACAGAGAGGTTCTGGCTCTGAAGAAGAAAACACAAAGAGCGGCGACGGAGAAGAAGATATTGAATATGCTTGATCATCCGTTTTTGCCGTCTCTTTATGCGCAGTTCGAAGCCTCGCATTTTTCGTGTGTTGTAATGGAATATTGCTCCGGTGGTGATTTGCATTCTTTACGCCATAAACAGCCTCGCAAACGCTTCTCCCTTTCCGCCGCAAG GTTTTATGCTGCTGAGGTATTGGTAGCTCTAGAGTATCTACATATGCTTGGAGTTATATACAGAGACTTAAAGCCTGAAAACGTATTGGTCAGATCAGACGGTCACATCATGCTCACTGATTTTGACCTATCCTTATGCTCTGATGCCATCCCAGCCGTTCAATCTCATCAATCTCTTTCCTCATCACCAGATCATCCTACTACTGCTACTGTTCCTTCATCACCCCTGCCACGTCAGCCATCTCTCCACCCCTTCTCTTGTCTACCGAGCCAACTATTCAGGTCAAAGAAAGTCCAGTCATTTTCCGCCAACCGTTTGTTCGTGGCGGAACCGGTGACCGCGAGGTCATGTTCTTTTGTCGGGACGCATGAATACGTGGCGCCTGAAGTGGCGTCCGGGAATTCACATGGCAATGCTGTTGACTGGTGGGCGTTGGGGATATTTATATATGAGATGGTTTATGGTTGTACGCCTTTTGCAGGTGTAACAAATGAAGCCACATTGCGTAACATTGTCAAGAAACGACTTATGTTTCCATCTGTGTCCGTCTCATCGCGTGAGACGCAAGTGCGCGATTTGATATCTAAATTGTTGGATAAGGATCCTGAAAGCCGATTCGGCTCTAAACGAGGAGCCGCGGATATTAAGACCCACCCGTTTTTTCACGGGTTGAATTTTGCGTTGATTCGGTCATCAACGCCCCCGTTCATCCCTAGACATCAAAAGACGTCTTCGATGACGAATTCGTCTAGGTACTTTGGTGGGTCGACGACTACGTCGTTTGATTTCTTTTGA
- the LOC122592206 gene encoding uncharacterized protein LOC122592206 — MVNTPPESVHTSNTPPITPRHTRHNSNETEYDDVTRISKLDFGDPLYLHASDTLSTPLIGFNLLGTENYKSDDDPILAKQWDRCNAVVLNWILGCVSQELYLGQIYSKNAAVVWQDLKDTYDKIDGSVIFNIHQKINYLAQNGSNLAEYYHKLTSLWKQFDAIMKLPACSCKAAKELQTHTDLMKLMQFLMRLDDVYMSVRSNILMRDPLPSVKTAFNIVSREESHRGGYSDKSYGNSASSFAAKTNFSRNNNNRSYETKRTFDNNFESKRTFEPSQRTFRPPNPNLNCTHCHKVGHTIDRCFQLANKKSGQHGGKFSNNNAHMDKTVQSVTSSLSNDSASSSVQHALTADQVSKLLSLLDTKTSPSNLQANMAGIPMCSNSWFLSCNAFLFNAIIKWIIDSGANQHMTVSEKGLTNVVDISDLGLKIGHPNGTYALVQKIGNLHLKNGIILFDVLVVPDYSVNLMSVHKLCRDNKLQVSFDEDKCYIQDFHQKTLLGTGSEQGGLYVFDDSSMCNSVVCNYATLRCESKMLWHLRLGHPAD, encoded by the exons ATGGTGAATACTCCACCTGAATCAGTTCATACTAGTAATACACCTCCTATTACACCTAGACATACTAGACATAACTCAAATGAAACTGAATATGATGATGTAACCAGAATAAGCAAACTTGACTTTGGAGATCCTCTTTATCTGCATGCTAGTGACACTTTAAGTACTCCTTTGATTGGCTTTAACTTGTTAGGAACTGAAAACTATAAG TCTGATGATGATCCAATACTTGCCAAACAATGGGATAGATGTAATGCAGTTGTGTTAAATTGGATTCTTGGTTGTGTGTCACAAGAATTATATCTAGGTCAAATATATTCTAAGAATGCTGCCGTTGTTTGGCAAGATTTAAAAGACAcatatgataaaattgatggtTCTGTGATCTTTAATATACATCAAAAGATTAATTATCTTGCTCAAAATGGATCTAATTTGGCTGAGTATTATCATAAATTGACTTCTTTGTGGAAACAATTTGATGCTATTATGAAACTGCCTGCTTGCTCATGTAAAGCTGCTAAGGAATTACAAACACATACtgatttgatgaaattgatgcAATTTTTGATGAGACTTGATGATGTGTATATGTCTGTTAGATCTAATATTCTTATGAGAGATCCTTTGCCTTCTGTTAAAACTGCTTTTAATATTGTTTCAAGGGAAGAATCTCATAGAGGGGGGTATTCTGATAAGTCTTATGGTAATAGTGCTTCATCTTTTGCTGCAAAAACCAATTTctcaagaaataataataatagatcttATGAAACAAAAAGGACCTTTGATAACAATTTTGAATCAAAAAGAACTTTTGAACCTTCACAAAGAACTTTCAGACCTCCTAATCCTAATCTTAATTGTACACATTGTCATAAAGTAGGTCATACTATTGACAGGTGCTTTCAACTTGCTAATAAGAAATCTGGTCAGCATGGTGGAaaattttctaataataatGCTCATATGGATAAAACTGTTCAGTCTGTTACTTCTTCTCTTTCTAATGATTCTGCATCTAGTTCTGTGCAGCATGCTTTGACTGCAGACCAAGTTTCTAAACTTCTTAGTCTTCTTGATACTAAAACTAGTCCTTCCAATCTGCAAGCCAATATGGCAGGTATACCTATGTGTAGCAATTCTTGGTTTTTATCTTGTAATGCATTCTTGTTTAATGCTATCATTAAATGGATTATTGATTCTGGAGCTAATCAACATATGACTGTTTCTGAAAAGGGTTTGACTAATGTTGTTGATATATCTGACTTAGGATTAAAAATAGGTCATCCCAATGGAACTTATGCTTTAGTTCAAAAAATTGGAAATCTACATCTTAAAAATGGGATAATATTGTTTGATGTACTTGTTGTTCCAGATTATTCAGTTAATCTTATGTCTGTTCATAAGCTTTGTAGAGACAATAAATTACAAGTTAGTTTTGATGAAGATAAGTGTTATATTCAGGATTTTCATCAAAAAACTCTTCTAGGGACTGGTAGTGAGCAAGGTGGTCTCTATGTGTTTGATGATTCTTCTATGTGCAATTCTGTGGTATGCAATTATGCTACTTTGCGTTGTGAGTCTAAAATGCTATGGCATCTAAGACTTGGTCATCCTGCAGACTAA
- the LOC122592205 gene encoding uncharacterized protein LOC122592205 produces MLEAVASYDLWIWNAYFGPAGSNNDINVLNESDLFDRLLQNKAPAVNFTANGQQFTKGYYLADGIYPEWVTLVKSFKCPMGPKTSKFKRFQESARKDVKRAFGVLQGRWRILQQGARPLSINKIKRIMYSCVLLHNMVVEHNGRAISPLDLELILDTPPTRSWDERVDIQLRMTGELRDRATHNRLRGALVEHIWNLPENQRER; encoded by the coding sequence ATGCTCGAAgcggttgcttcatatgatttgtggatttggaatGCTTACTTTGGACCCGCcggttcgaacaacgacatcaacgtccttAATGAATCTGACTTGTTCGACCGACTTCTCCAAAATAAAGCTCCTGCGGTAAATTTCACCGCTAATGGCCAGCAGTTTACAAAGGGTTATTATCTAGCTGATGGTATCTATCCAGAATGGGTTAcacttgtcaagtctttcaaGTGTCCCATGGGCCCTAAGACTAGTAAATTCAAACGCTTCCAAGAGTCTGCAAGAAAAGACGTGAAGCGTGCTTTTGGGGTACTTCAAGGCCGGTGGAGAATCCTTCAACAGGGTGCGCGTCCATTAagtattaacaaaattaaacgcATAATGTACTCTTGTGTGCTGTTGCACAACATGGTCGTTGAACATAACGGCCGTGCAATCAGTCCTTTGGATTTGGAGCTAATTCTCGATACCCCGCCAACGCGTTCTTGGGACGAACGTGTTGACATTCAGTTACGTATGACAGGGGAGTTACGTGATAGGGCGACACACAACCGTCTAAGAGGCGCCCTAGTCGAGCACATTTGGAACTTGCCGGAAAATCAACGTGAACGTTGA
- the LOC122594398 gene encoding major pollen allergen Ole e 10-like, whose amino-acid sequence MSFSFHTLLALSYLYVVMVGGINVKERAEDPLLSPPEGNMTFLGGTTWCVASPGASQFDLQSALDWACGLGMTDCNQIRPGGPCYLPDTLFSHASFAFNSYYQENGNSDVACNFGGAATLTKNDPSYGRCSYAASAPAKSKGTSMWRLNWWRRCGGILILLYIGS is encoded by the exons ATGTCTTTCTCATTTCACACACTCCTTGCGTTATCTTATTTGT ATGTAGTGATGGTTGGCGGAATAAATGTAAAAGAAAGAGCAGAAGACCCGCTATTGTCACCACCAGAAGGCAACATGACATTTTTAGGTGGTACAACCTGGTGTGTAGCCTCACCCGGTGCATCCCAATTCGATCTACAAAGTGCATTGGATTGGGCCTGCGGGTTGGGTATGACTGATTGCAACCAAATCCGACCTGGAGGCCCATGTTATCTACCCGACACACTGTTTTCACATGCATCTTTTGCTTTCAATAGCTACTACCAAGAAAATGGAAATTCAGACGTTGCTTGCAATTTTGGTGGCGCTGCCACCTTGACAAAGAATGATCCAA GCTACGGAAGATGCTCCTATGCTGCATCTGC GCCAGCAAAATCAAAAGGAACATCAATGTGGAGGTTAAATTGGTGGAGGAGATGTGGAGGGATTCTTATACTTTTGTACATTGGAAGCTAG
- the LOC122591161 gene encoding photosystem I reaction center subunit psaK, chloroplastic: MATAVMSSLPQFTGLKASSPSLSPVQSMVAMQPMKPKGKGKGALGVRCDFIGSSTNLIMVTSTTLMLFAGRFGLAPSANRKATAGLKLEVRDSGLQTGDPAGFTLADTLACGTVGHIIGVGVVLGLKNIGAI, from the exons atggcAACTGCTGTCATGTCTTCTCTTCCTCAATTCACTGGTTTGAAGGCCAGTTCACCATCACTATCCCCAGTTCAAAGCATG GTAGCAATGCAACCGATGAAGCCCAAGGGAAAAGGCAAGGGAGCTTTGGGTGTTCGATGTGATTTCATCGGTTCATCCACAAATTTG ATAATGGTGACATCAACAACCTTGATGTTGTTTGCTGGTCGATTTGGATTGGCTCCATCAGCAAACAGGAAGGCCACTGCAGGGCTAAAGCTCGAGGTTAGGGATTCGGGACTTCAAACCGGCGACCCTGCTGGCTTCACACTTGCTGATACCTTGGCTTGTGGGACTGTTGGCCACATTATTGGCGTTGGTGTTGTTTTGGGCCTTAAGAACATTGGTGCCATATAG